A genomic region of Dactylococcopsis salina PCC 8305 contains the following coding sequences:
- a CDS encoding Uma2 family endonuclease, protein MLLSTSKRADRVVLNNISWEQFESLLSLLGERSVSRISYDRGTLEIMTPLPEHEYYKQLISISIEDIAETLEQDYECYGSTTWKRKLKEAGVEPDNCFYFQNEAKVRGKLELNLDIDPPPDLALEVDLTNKSLNRFPIYARLGVPEIWTYEQGKLTIYQLQNNATYQVTTQSLVFPSLPIQELPNLLEKYRNQGRIVFRKAVRKWVIAHQ, encoded by the coding sequence ATGTTACTCTCCACAAGCAAAAGAGCCGATCGTGTCGTGTTAAATAATATCAGTTGGGAACAATTCGAGAGTTTACTTTCCCTACTTGGAGAGCGATCTGTTTCGAGAATAAGTTACGATCGAGGAACTTTAGAAATAATGACTCCCTTACCTGAACATGAATATTACAAACAACTCATTAGTATTTCGATCGAGGATATCGCAGAAACATTAGAACAAGACTACGAATGTTATGGCTCAACCACTTGGAAGCGAAAACTTAAAGAAGCGGGAGTCGAACCTGACAATTGTTTTTATTTCCAAAATGAAGCAAAAGTGCGGGGAAAATTAGAACTCAATCTCGACATTGATCCCCCTCCCGACTTGGCGTTAGAAGTCGATTTAACCAACAAATCCTTAAATCGGTTTCCCATTTATGCTCGCTTAGGTGTTCCTGAAATTTGGACTTATGAGCAAGGAAAATTAACCATCTATCAGTTACAAAATAACGCCACTTATCAAGTGACAACTCAGAGTTTAGTTTTTCCGTCTCTTCCCATTCAAGAACTGCCAAACCTGTTAGAAAAATATCGTAATCAGGGAAGAATTGTTTTTAGGAAAGCCGTCAGAAAATGGGTGATTGCTCACCAATAA
- a CDS encoding Uma2 family endonuclease: MVVSTTQRADRVVLNNISWEQFESLLSLLGERSVSRISYDRGTLEIMTPLPEHEYYIDTISDAIKDIAETLEQDYECYGSTTWKRKLKEAGVEPDNCFYFQNEAKVRGKLELNLDIDPPPDLALEVDLTNKSLNRFPIYARLGVPEIWTYEQGKLTIYQLQNNATYQVTTQSLVFPSLPIQELPNLLEKYRNQGRIAFRKAVRKWVIAHQ, from the coding sequence ATGGTAGTCTCCACAACCCAAAGAGCCGATCGTGTCGTATTAAATAACATCAGTTGGGAACAATTCGAGAGTTTACTTTCCCTACTTGGAGAGCGATCTGTTTCGAGAATAAGTTACGATCGAGGAACTTTAGAAATAATGACTCCCTTACCTGAACATGAATATTACATAGACACAATTAGTGATGCGATTAAAGACATCGCAGAAACATTAGAACAAGACTACGAATGTTATGGCTCAACCACTTGGAAGCGAAAACTTAAAGAAGCGGGAGTCGAACCTGACAATTGTTTTTATTTCCAAAATGAAGCAAAAGTGCGGGGAAAATTAGAACTCAATCTCGACATTGATCCCCCTCCCGACTTGGCGTTAGAAGTCGATTTAACCAACAAATCCTTAAATCGTTTTCCCATTTATGCTCGCTTAGGTGTTCCTGAAATTTGGACTTATGAGCAAGGAAAATTAACCATCTATCAGTTACAAAATAACGCCACTTATCAAGTGACAACTCAGAGTTTAGTTTTTCCGTCTCTTCCGATTCAAGAACTGCCAAACCTGTTAGAAAAATACCGAAATCAGGGAAGAATTGCTTTTAGGAAAGCCGTCAGAAAATGGGTGATTGCTCACCAATAA
- a CDS encoding nicotinate phosphoribosyltransferase: MSQPSLTVSPPDYSLLTDLYQLTMGACYVGEGIAEKAASFELFVRRLPASYGYLITMGLAQALDYLEQLQFSRSQIEQLQQTGIFDHAPDRFWSLLAGKVFTGEVWAMPEGTAVFPHEPFLRVEAPLWQAQLVETYLLNTINYQTLIATKAARMRDIAADTATLLEFGTRRAFSPQASLWAARSALASGFDATSNVLAALQLGEKPSGTMAHSLVMAIGRGKEGEAEAFQAFSRYFPTSPLLIDTYDPIEATKRLKEAIEAGNRQLTGVRIDSGNLAALSQTVRSLLPDVAIFVSGDLDEWEIQRLLATGGIIDGYGIGTKLVTGTPINGVYKLVEIDGVTTRKQSTSKETYPGRKQVFRHWEAGKIQHDRLGLMTESPKPEETPLLQLVMKQGTKLQPTPSLKILRDRTRESTLSLPDAVRQIDHPETISVQLSDQLQHLINND; encoded by the coding sequence ATGTCGCAACCGTCTCTAACTGTTTCACCGCCAGACTATAGTCTCCTCACTGACCTTTATCAGCTAACGATGGGAGCGTGTTATGTGGGGGAAGGAATCGCCGAAAAGGCGGCAAGTTTCGAGCTATTTGTGCGTCGTTTACCTGCTTCCTACGGCTATCTCATTACAATGGGGTTAGCGCAAGCTCTAGACTACCTCGAACAACTACAGTTTTCTCGATCGCAAATCGAACAGTTGCAACAAACAGGGATTTTTGACCATGCTCCCGATCGGTTTTGGTCATTGCTAGCGGGAAAGGTTTTTACAGGGGAAGTGTGGGCAATGCCAGAAGGAACAGCCGTATTTCCCCATGAGCCTTTTTTACGGGTAGAAGCCCCTTTATGGCAAGCGCAACTGGTGGAAACCTATCTTCTCAATACCATTAACTATCAAACTCTCATTGCCACAAAAGCGGCGAGAATGCGAGATATTGCGGCAGACACAGCTACTTTATTAGAGTTTGGCACGAGACGCGCGTTTAGTCCTCAAGCCTCTCTTTGGGCGGCCCGATCGGCGCTTGCGTCTGGATTTGATGCGACTTCTAATGTTCTCGCGGCGCTACAGTTGGGAGAAAAACCTAGTGGGACGATGGCACATTCTTTAGTGATGGCGATCGGAAGGGGAAAGGAGGGAGAAGCGGAAGCATTTCAGGCGTTTAGTCGCTATTTTCCCACGTCTCCGTTGCTGATTGATACTTATGATCCGATCGAAGCAACGAAACGTCTCAAGGAGGCGATCGAAGCGGGAAACCGACAACTTACTGGTGTCAGGATTGACTCTGGTAATCTGGCGGCATTATCTCAAACGGTGCGATCGTTGCTTCCAGATGTGGCGATTTTTGTCAGTGGTGATCTCGATGAATGGGAAATCCAACGGCTGTTAGCAACAGGAGGAATAATTGATGGTTATGGGATTGGCACTAAATTAGTCACGGGTACACCGATTAACGGTGTGTATAAACTGGTAGAAATTGACGGCGTAACCACTCGCAAACAATCCACCAGTAAGGAAACCTATCCTGGACGCAAACAAGTTTTTCGTCATTGGGAAGCGGGAAAAATACAGCACGATCGGTTAGGTTTAATGACAGAATCACCCAAACCAGAAGAAACGCCGCTTTTACAATTAGTGATGAAACAGGGAACAAAACTGCAGCCAACACCGAGCTTAAAAATCCTGCGCGATCGCACTAGAGAATCAACTTTATCTCTTCCCGATGCGGTGCGTCAAATTGATCACCCTGAAACGATTTCGGTTCAACTTTCTGACCAACTTCAACACCTGATTAATAATGACTGA
- a CDS encoding nicotinate-nucleotide adenylyltransferase: MTDHQSFHSSSIALFGTSADPPTQGHKTILEWLSYHYDQVAVWAADNPLKSQQTPLKHRMKMLELMIASLNTSKHNVQLYSELSSPRSIETVEKAEDIWGENAAFTFVIGSDLVTQISRWYASQELLQRVNLLIIPRPGYPPTEKELKILEEMGTTYQVADLNAPPVSSTAYRENGKTDVVDDSVRSYIQEQNLYSWKTIN, translated from the coding sequence ATGACTGATCATCAATCTTTCCACTCATCTTCGATCGCCCTATTTGGAACTAGCGCTGATCCACCCACCCAAGGACATAAAACAATTTTAGAATGGCTTTCTTACCATTATGATCAAGTTGCAGTTTGGGCAGCCGATAATCCCTTAAAATCCCAACAAACTCCTTTAAAGCATCGGATGAAAATGTTGGAGTTGATGATTGCTTCTTTAAATACGTCTAAACATAATGTACAACTTTATAGTGAACTGAGTAGTCCAAGAAGCATCGAAACTGTAGAAAAAGCAGAGGATATCTGGGGGGAAAATGCAGCGTTTACTTTTGTTATTGGTTCTGATCTCGTTACTCAAATTTCCCGTTGGTATGCGAGTCAAGAATTATTACAGCGAGTGAATTTATTAATTATCCCTCGTCCTGGTTATCCTCCCACAGAAAAAGAATTAAAGATACTAGAGGAAATGGGAACAACTTATCAAGTTGCTGATCTCAACGCACCTCCAGTGTCTTCTACAGCTTATCGGGAAAATGGGAAAACAGATGTGGTTGATGACTCGGTAAGAAGTTATATTCAGGAACAAAATTTGTATTCATGGAAAACTATAAATTAG
- a CDS encoding NUDIX hydrolase: MENYKLASVKPSVAEFKVGVDNVIFSVDTQHNRLLILLVKRYKEPYANYFSLPGTLVRVGESLEAAADRTLSEKIEVENLYLEQLYTFGEPGRDPRDQKNNQDQRYLSVSYFALVRYEDTNLITTGNRKAVWHLLKETPQLAFDHNRILDYGYQRLRNKLEYSPIAFKVLPEAFTLNDLYQFYTTVLGEHFSDYSNFRARLLKLGFLTDTGLKVSRGAGRPATLYRFDEDAFALLKDKPLVFI, from the coding sequence ATGGAAAACTATAAATTAGCATCGGTTAAACCTTCTGTAGCTGAGTTTAAAGTGGGAGTCGATAATGTCATTTTTTCAGTGGATACTCAACACAATCGACTTTTAATTTTATTGGTCAAACGCTATAAAGAACCTTATGCGAACTATTTTAGTTTACCTGGAACATTAGTCCGCGTCGGTGAATCTTTAGAAGCGGCGGCCGATCGAACGTTATCGGAAAAAATTGAAGTGGAGAATCTATATTTAGAACAACTTTATACATTTGGAGAACCTGGACGTGATCCCAGAGATCAGAAAAATAATCAAGATCAACGGTATCTTTCGGTGAGTTATTTTGCTTTAGTACGGTATGAAGATACAAATTTAATCACGACAGGAAATCGAAAGGCGGTTTGGCATTTATTGAAGGAAACTCCCCAATTGGCATTCGATCATAATCGCATTTTAGATTATGGTTATCAACGTTTAAGGAATAAATTGGAATATAGCCCGATCGCGTTTAAGGTGCTACCAGAAGCCTTTACTCTCAACGATTTATATCAGTTTTACACCACAGTTTTAGGCGAGCATTTTTCCGATTATTCTAACTTTCGCGCTCGTCTTTTAAAGCTCGGATTTTTAACTGATACAGGGCTGAAAGTCTCACGAGGCGCGGGAAGACCAGCGACTCTCTACCGTTTTGATGAAGATGCGTTTGCATTATTAAAAGATAAACCTTTAGTTTTTATTTGA
- a CDS encoding NAD+ synthase translates to MKIAIAQLNSTIGDLTGNSQNILDVAQKAAAENVQLLLTPELSLCGYPPRDHLLNPSFISQMSQQLETLAKQLPPQISVLVGVATINPHATEKGEKPLHNSIALLEAGKVVTYFHKRLLPTYDVFDEVRYFEPGKQSNCFVIKVNSTAEKNLPITIGVTICEDLWNDDKFWGKRNYQHNPLEDLATQGVDLIVNLSASPYSVGKQKLRESMLRHSAVNYGIPIVYANQVGANDDLIFDGSSIAFNRKGDIVSRGKSFQTDLILSEFSASEEDLKPTKIAASIEQEDEEIWEALVLGVKDYVRKCGFKQVVIGLSGGIDSSLVAAIARSALGKDNVFGVLMPSPYSSSGSIRDGESLVNNLGIRSLTLPIEPAMKAYDQILAPLFSGTEFGVAEENLQSRIRGNLLMAIANKFNYLLLSTGNKSEMAVGYCTLYGDMNGGLAVISDVPKTRVYSICRWLNRNQEIIPETVINKAPSAELKPDQQDQDSLPPYDILDEILHRFIHEHQAPKQIIDAGFPSEIVKKVTNLVRKAEFKRRQAPPGLKVTDRAFGTGWRMPIASRMEH, encoded by the coding sequence ATGAAAATCGCGATCGCTCAACTCAATTCTACCATTGGTGATTTAACAGGAAACAGCCAAAATATCCTCGATGTTGCTCAAAAAGCAGCCGCAGAAAACGTACAATTATTACTAACACCAGAACTCTCTTTATGTGGTTATCCTCCTCGTGATCATCTACTTAATCCCAGTTTTATTAGTCAGATGTCTCAGCAATTGGAGACATTAGCGAAACAGCTTCCTCCTCAGATTAGTGTGTTAGTGGGAGTCGCAACCATCAATCCTCACGCAACGGAAAAAGGGGAAAAACCCTTACACAATAGTATTGCTTTATTAGAAGCGGGAAAGGTGGTCACTTATTTCCATAAACGGTTACTCCCTACTTATGATGTCTTTGATGAAGTGCGCTATTTTGAACCAGGAAAACAAAGCAACTGTTTTGTGATTAAAGTTAACTCAACCGCAGAAAAAAATCTACCGATTACCATTGGAGTAACGATTTGTGAAGACCTTTGGAATGATGATAAATTTTGGGGAAAACGCAACTATCAACACAATCCTTTAGAAGATTTAGCGACACAAGGAGTGGATTTGATTGTGAATTTATCCGCGTCTCCCTACAGTGTGGGAAAACAAAAATTAAGAGAGTCTATGCTGCGTCATAGCGCAGTTAATTATGGCATTCCGATCGTTTATGCTAACCAAGTGGGAGCAAATGATGATCTGATTTTTGATGGGAGTAGTATCGCTTTTAATCGGAAAGGAGATATTGTTTCTCGTGGGAAATCGTTTCAGACAGACTTGATTCTTTCTGAATTTTCAGCCAGTGAAGAAGACTTGAAACCGACTAAAATTGCTGCTTCGATCGAGCAAGAAGATGAGGAAATTTGGGAAGCATTGGTATTGGGTGTAAAAGACTATGTTCGCAAGTGTGGGTTTAAACAAGTGGTGATTGGTTTGAGTGGCGGAATTGACTCTTCTTTAGTCGCTGCGATCGCTCGATCGGCATTAGGAAAAGACAATGTTTTTGGGGTATTAATGCCTTCTCCTTATAGTTCTTCTGGTTCAATTCGTGATGGAGAAAGCCTTGTCAATAACTTAGGAATCCGTAGTCTGACGTTACCCATTGAACCCGCCATGAAAGCCTACGATCAGATTTTAGCACCCCTATTTTCAGGAACAGAATTTGGGGTCGCAGAGGAAAATCTACAGTCAAGAATTAGAGGGAATTTATTAATGGCGATCGCCAATAAATTTAATTATTTGTTACTTTCTACGGGCAATAAATCAGAAATGGCTGTGGGATATTGTACCTTATACGGTGACATGAATGGCGGACTTGCCGTAATTTCTGACGTACCCAAAACAAGAGTTTATTCAATTTGTCGCTGGTTAAATCGAAACCAAGAAATTATCCCAGAAACCGTTATTAATAAAGCCCCCAGCGCGGAATTAAAACCTGATCAACAAGATCAAGACTCCCTTCCTCCCTACGATATTCTTGATGAAATTTTGCACCGTTTCATCCATGAACATCAAGCACCGAAGCAAATTATTGATGCGGGATTTCCCTCAGAAATTGTGAAGAAAGTAACGAATTTAGTGCGAAAAGCTGAATTTAAACGTCGTCAAGCGCCACCAGGCTTAAAAGTAACTGATCGTGCTTTTGGTACTGGTTGGCGAATGCCAATTGCGAGTCGAATGGAACATTAA
- a CDS encoding TlyA family RNA methyltransferase produces MKKQRLDTLLVTRELCESRQKAQRLIRAGEIKVNDQVIDKPGTLVDTEARLLVAQRPPFVSRGGEKLAKALSEFSLQVKGRICLDGGISTGGFTDCLLQAEAKQVYGVDVGYGQVAWQLRQDERVILKERTNLRYLQPEALYGDSPRADFGVLDLSFISLNKVLKPLWELLISPREVVVLVKPQFEVGRDRVGEKGVVRSAKYHYLGIMQVIQTAEDMGWMIGGLTWSPLRGPAGNIEYLLWLTTESTLLSGAEVSDSFVENLTNMATKALNPRL; encoded by the coding sequence ATGAAAAAACAACGTTTAGACACCTTGCTGGTTACTCGTGAACTTTGCGAATCTCGACAAAAGGCACAACGATTAATTCGTGCTGGAGAAATTAAAGTAAATGACCAAGTAATTGATAAACCAGGAACGTTAGTCGATACAGAAGCACGTTTGCTGGTCGCACAACGTCCGCCGTTTGTGTCGAGAGGCGGCGAAAAGTTGGCGAAGGCGCTGTCAGAGTTTTCCCTTCAGGTAAAAGGGCGAATTTGTCTTGATGGGGGGATTTCTACGGGAGGGTTCACAGATTGCTTATTGCAAGCGGAAGCAAAACAGGTTTACGGGGTGGATGTGGGTTATGGACAAGTGGCATGGCAGTTACGTCAAGATGAACGAGTGATCTTAAAAGAACGGACAAACTTACGTTATTTGCAACCAGAAGCGTTATATGGTGATTCTCCTCGCGCTGATTTCGGAGTGCTTGATTTGTCTTTTATTTCCTTAAATAAGGTCTTAAAGCCCCTCTGGGAGTTGTTAATTTCCCCTAGAGAGGTGGTGGTATTAGTGAAGCCTCAATTTGAAGTGGGGCGCGATCGAGTCGGGGAAAAAGGGGTGGTTCGCAGTGCTAAATATCATTACCTGGGAATAATGCAGGTCATACAAACGGCGGAAGATATGGGTTGGATGATTGGGGGCTTAACCTGGTCTCCCCTACGCGGTCCGGCGGGAAATATTGAGTATTTACTTTGGTTGACCACAGAGTCAACACTTTTGTCAGGCGCGGAAGTGAGTGACTCTTTTGTTGAAAACTTAACCAACATGGCAACGAAAGCACTCAACCCGCGTCTTTAG
- a CDS encoding carbohydrate ABC transporter permease, whose amino-acid sequence MITKKINPFLQQNEETVTAWIFLTPALILLGIFVFYPITYLFYLSFTTGSFTVEGVQWSGLRNYLRLLINPDFWQVIRNTIYFTIATVIPSLILPLMIAVFLNQSVALRGILRTVYFIPSITSLVAVGLGFRWLFQNQGPVNELLINLGFNPVPWLNSTLWAMPVLIILSIWQQIGFNMVVFLAGLQAIPQMRYEAAELDGADGLAKFWYITLPGLRPTLIFTTITTIIFTLRSFEQVYVVTGGGPLNSTNLLVYYIYQEAFARFDFGYAAAAATVLLIVTLVLVYVQLRFRIEE is encoded by the coding sequence ATGATAACGAAGAAGATTAACCCTTTTTTACAGCAAAACGAAGAAACAGTAACCGCGTGGATATTTTTAACACCCGCTTTAATTTTACTAGGAATCTTTGTTTTCTATCCCATCACTTACCTGTTTTATCTCAGTTTTACAACGGGGAGTTTTACCGTAGAAGGAGTGCAATGGTCGGGATTACGAAACTATCTTCGCTTATTAATCAATCCTGATTTTTGGCAAGTCATTCGTAATACCATTTACTTTACCATTGCCACCGTCATTCCGAGCTTAATTTTACCTCTAATGATTGCTGTCTTTCTCAATCAATCAGTGGCGTTGCGAGGGATATTACGCACGGTTTATTTTATTCCTTCGATTACCTCTTTAGTCGCAGTGGGATTAGGGTTTCGTTGGTTATTTCAAAATCAAGGACCCGTGAATGAACTATTAATTAATCTCGGTTTTAATCCTGTTCCTTGGCTTAATAGTACCCTTTGGGCGATGCCAGTTTTAATTATACTGAGTATCTGGCAGCAAATCGGGTTTAATATGGTCGTTTTTTTAGCAGGATTACAAGCCATTCCTCAAATGCGATATGAAGCCGCAGAGTTAGACGGTGCCGATGGTTTAGCAAAGTTCTGGTATATTACTTTACCCGGTTTACGTCCCACTTTAATTTTTACCACGATTACCACAATTATTTTTACCTTGCGAAGTTTTGAACAGGTTTATGTAGTGACAGGAGGCGGTCCCCTAAACTCAACAAATCTTTTGGTTTATTATATCTATCAGGAAGCCTTTGCGCGGTTCGATTTTGGTTATGCGGCGGCGGCGGCAACGGTTTTATTAATAGTAACTTTGGTGTTAGTTTATGTTCAACTGCGCTTTAGAATTGAAGAATGA